One segment of Nostoc flagelliforme CCNUN1 DNA contains the following:
- the psb29 gene encoding photosystem II biogenesis protein Psp29 — protein sequence MNNVRTVSDTKRTFYNLHTRPINTIYRRVVEELMVEMHLLSVNIDFSYNSIYALGVVTTFDRFMQGYEPERDQESIFNALCRAMEQDPQRYRQDAERLQAVAKGLPVKDLIGWLGQTTFLDRDGDLQAQLQAIANNPNFKYNRLFAIGVFSLLEQSDPELVKDEKQLTEALKAIAAGLHLSDDKLNKDLELYRSNLEKMAQALIVMADMLSADRKKREQRKQQSTTPVAPPSSNE from the coding sequence GTGAACAACGTCCGTACTGTCTCTGATACAAAACGAACTTTTTACAATCTTCATACCCGTCCGATCAACACTATTTATCGTCGGGTAGTAGAAGAATTGATGGTGGAAATGCATCTGCTCTCAGTAAATATCGATTTTAGCTACAATTCAATTTATGCCTTGGGCGTCGTCACTACTTTTGACCGCTTCATGCAAGGCTATGAACCAGAACGGGATCAAGAATCAATTTTTAACGCCCTATGTCGGGCTATGGAACAAGATCCGCAACGCTATCGACAAGATGCCGAAAGATTGCAAGCCGTAGCTAAAGGTTTGCCAGTTAAAGATTTAATTGGGTGGCTAGGCCAAACTACTTTTTTAGATCGAGATGGTGATTTGCAAGCACAACTACAAGCGATCGCCAACAATCCTAACTTTAAATACAACCGTTTGTTCGCAATTGGTGTATTTTCGTTATTAGAACAATCAGATCCTGAATTAGTCAAAGATGAAAAGCAACTCACAGAGGCGCTAAAAGCGATCGCTGCTGGCTTGCACCTTTCTGATGACAAACTCAACAAGGATTTGGAGCTATATCGTTCTAACCTAGAGAAGATGGCGCAAGCGCTAATAGTGATGGCAGATATGCTCTCAGCCGATCGCAAAAAACGTGAACAACGTAAACAACAATCAACTACCCCCGTTGCTCCCCCAAGTTCCAACGAATAG
- a CDS encoding phage holin family protein, with protein MNIVTLLIVWLVTAITLLIISKLPLGVEIDTSGKAFLSATVLGIVTAIVRPILSLVFAVPNLLTLDLLSSIFTFMIAVVCFSIAAWLVEGFRLRYGIWSAVIGAFALTIINSLIYKLLGV; from the coding sequence ATGAATATTGTAACGCTTTTAATTGTTTGGTTAGTAACAGCTATTACCCTGTTGATAATTAGTAAATTACCTTTAGGAGTTGAAATTGATACTTCTGGTAAAGCCTTCCTTTCTGCCACAGTGCTTGGTATCGTGACGGCAATAGTCAGACCGATTTTAAGCCTCGTTTTTGCAGTACCAAATTTACTTACATTGGACTTGCTATCCAGCATTTTCACATTTATGATTGCCGTGGTTTGTTTTAGTATTGCTGCTTGGTTAGTAGAAGGCTTTCGCTTGCGTTACGGTATTTGGAGTGCGGTTATTGGGGCATTTGCGCTGACTATAATTAACAGCTTAATCTACAAATTATTGGGCGTCTAA
- a CDS encoding ExbD/TolR family protein: MKVNLHTPIEEVQIQIIPLIDVVFCILTFFLLAALQFTRQQAINVDLPKASASSVSGITSQSGSLIVTIDAVGNTYIEKQPVKRDDLGVRLKQYLQANPSAVVVLNASRTATYNDVIETLDLLRQVGGDRVSLGIIPGPSQSPTNSLNQPNIPSFPIDPGAAPIPTTAPFPGINPEGNLTPKFPSAPNSVPLPGISQPPSGQGISPINPGISNPPTSQAPVAPKQTQPNPKR, from the coding sequence ATGAAAGTTAATCTACATACCCCAATTGAAGAAGTCCAAATTCAAATCATCCCTTTAATAGATGTTGTTTTTTGTATTCTGACGTTTTTTTTATTAGCGGCATTACAATTTACGCGCCAACAGGCAATAAATGTCGATTTGCCCAAAGCCAGCGCCAGTTCAGTATCTGGAATAACATCACAGAGTGGAAGTCTGATTGTGACTATCGATGCCGTTGGCAATACTTACATAGAAAAACAGCCTGTAAAACGCGATGATTTAGGAGTGAGGTTAAAACAGTATCTCCAAGCAAACCCTAGTGCCGTTGTGGTGCTAAATGCTTCGCGGACAGCAACTTATAATGATGTTATTGAAACATTGGATTTACTACGCCAAGTAGGAGGCGATCGCGTTTCTTTAGGAATTATTCCTGGCCCATCTCAATCACCCACAAACTCACTTAATCAGCCTAATATCCCCTCTTTCCCAATCGATCCTGGTGCAGCACCAATACCCACCACCGCACCATTTCCAGGCATCAATCCCGAAGGGAATCTTACCCCTAAATTTCCCTCAGCACCTAATTCTGTACCCCTTCCTGGTATAAGTCAGCCTCCAAGTGGACAAGGTATCAGCCCTATCAATCCTGGTATTTCCAACCCACCGACATCCCAAGCGCCTGTAGCACCTAAACAAACCCAACCTAATCCCAAAAGATGA
- a CDS encoding MotA/TolQ/ExbB proton channel family protein, whose translation MDILDLFYKGGPAMWPLLILSILSLSVIFERLWFWLRILTQEKQIVDRILDAAQHNWQEAADIAKQASHQPVGRFLYAPLRFPKTDAETFRLALESTAEDELAGMRRGEKLLEAVIALAPLLGLLGTVLGLIQSLRSIRIGDLGTESTAGVTTGIGESLISTAAGLIVAIISLVFYRLFQSFVVNQVKVFRKAGNEMELLYRQSPPDFSNSTSGIVRENFTPPRKPGKTRLPEPPEPPNAPN comes from the coding sequence GTGGATATTTTAGATTTGTTTTATAAAGGCGGCCCAGCAATGTGGCCTTTGCTTATTCTCTCGATTCTGTCTTTGAGTGTGATTTTCGAGCGTTTGTGGTTCTGGTTACGAATTTTAACTCAGGAAAAGCAAATAGTCGATCGCATTCTGGATGCTGCCCAGCATAATTGGCAAGAAGCTGCTGACATCGCAAAACAAGCAAGCCATCAGCCTGTAGGGCGTTTTCTCTATGCTCCCTTACGTTTTCCAAAAACTGATGCGGAAACCTTTCGACTAGCACTTGAGTCCACAGCCGAAGATGAGTTGGCTGGAATGCGGCGGGGCGAGAAACTTTTAGAAGCCGTAATTGCCCTCGCGCCCCTGCTGGGATTGTTAGGTACAGTTTTGGGTCTAATCCAGTCCCTGCGCTCAATTCGGATTGGTGATTTGGGAACTGAATCTACCGCCGGGGTGACTACTGGTATTGGTGAATCCTTAATTAGTACGGCAGCAGGGCTAATAGTTGCCATTATTAGTTTGGTATTTTATCGTCTATTTCAAAGTTTTGTAGTCAATCAAGTCAAAGTTTTTCGGAAGGCAGGGAATGAGATGGAATTGCTTTACCGACAGTCCCCCCCTGATTTTAGTAATAGTACATCAGGAATTGTGCGAGAAAATTTCACTCCACCCCGCAAGCCAGGAAAGACTAGGTTGCCTGAACCTCCTGAACCCCCAAATGCACCTAATTAG
- a CDS encoding YkvA family protein, translated as MKFSIESLYTWYRNVLRNPKYRWWVILGTLAYLVSPFDILPDFIPVVGQIDDVFLLTLLVSEVSGLVIEGWKARKGEVGTEVPNTTEGSTSSASTIDVDAVSVK; from the coding sequence ATGAAATTTTCAATCGAATCACTTTACACCTGGTATCGCAATGTGCTTCGTAACCCGAAGTACCGTTGGTGGGTAATTTTAGGAACGCTAGCCTATTTGGTTAGCCCATTTGATATTCTTCCGGATTTTATACCCGTTGTGGGACAGATTGATGATGTTTTCCTTTTGACTCTGCTAGTTTCTGAGGTGTCTGGGCTAGTAATTGAGGGGTGGAAGGCTCGTAAGGGTGAGGTGGGTACTGAAGTGCCTAATACTACTGAGGGTTCTACCTCTAGTGCAAGCACCATTGATGTTGATGCTGTTTCTGTTAAGTAG
- a CDS encoding GxxExxY protein — protein sequence MRENDLSGVIIGCAMRVHTALGPGLLESAYEECLNYELNKAGLNVGKQIPLPLVYQDVQLECAYRLDLIVENQVIVEIKSVESFHPIHPVQLLTYLKLANCKLGLLLNFNVLHLKEGIKRVANNL from the coding sequence ATGAGAGAGAATGATTTGAGTGGCGTGATTATTGGTTGTGCGATGAGGGTGCATACTGCTTTGGGGCCTGGTTTGTTGGAGTCGGCTTATGAGGAGTGTTTGAATTATGAGTTGAACAAAGCCGGATTGAATGTTGGTAAACAAATTCCATTGCCTTTAGTTTACCAAGATGTGCAATTAGAATGCGCTTATCGATTAGATTTGATAGTCGAAAACCAAGTAATTGTAGAGATTAAATCTGTAGAATCTTTCCACCCGATTCACCCAGTTCAACTCCTAACCTATCTCAAACTCGCAAACTGCAAACTAGGTCTTCTCCTAAACTTTAACGTCCTCCACCTCAAAGAAGGTATCAAACGCGTAGCCAACAACCTCTAA
- a CDS encoding glycoside hydrolase family 15 protein: MKTSTKLLSRLDYYYQQIKTIILTRQNPITGLLPASTAITAHGDYTDAWVRDNVYSILAVWGLGLAYRKIDDDKGRTYELEHSVIKLMRGLLFAMMRQAHKVETFKHTQSLLDGLHAKYNTATGDIVVGDDEWGHLQLDATSIFLLMLGQMTAAGLQIIYSIDEVNFVQNLVYYIGRAYRTPDYGIWERGNKINRGSAELNASSVGMAKAALEAINGLDLFGVRGSQASVIHVLPDEIARARITLESLLPRESGSKEIDAALLSIISYPAFAVEDLELRDRTLNDIINKLAGKYGCKRFLRDGHQTVLEDSKRLHYEPWELKQFEHIECEWPLFFTYLVLDGLFRGEQEQVKKYQNLLESLLIEQNGLRLLPELYYVPAENIEAEKLAPQTQPRLPNENIPLVWAQSLYFLGEMLSEGLLAVGDIDPLGRHLCVGKQREALVQIALLAEDEDLQTKLEVHGIEAQTPAQVEPIQVRKAGEFSAIYTQIGRNNKLGLTGRPVRRLRSLTTSRIFRISGETIVFLPSFSDSQQFYLTLDYHFLLDQIRSELAYIQKYWSDLGRPTLTLMLTHTMLKAGSEALLELMQELKDGVCNGVRVKLGRLNQLMLTAGIQRIDFLPNPEFSRSPVKNASPRCYYLAYHPQKNWRLGHTQEFQMECETNLGLLLSYLRSSENIYEQIELLQTLTRLQGMQFDTGYGGPGYPVTVGDLLDEVYTKAGDLGIWAVVRRAAGLRQMVDISLSDAVTSILVRGKQIAVGKAYSEASLISVPMSHDEIADKINHFCREDIRDRVLTQEILIYVGILIRSEPELFQGLLTLRVGYLILLITSELARELHVTQDEAYDHLMQLSPFEVKVRLRQVLTGYTGMSNLLRQQESLHVKQKESDIAWVVLPGIAEGIEVPPGGWRRFRQAEGATGRVPKEFFKQVWLLMQHCKGIVIGDKLERRNRLDSEIMLSEMTAGERNFALLVEHLLNKIEATEYRQVNIEALIELAAIAANNPKLQIEEYIVLDVLIGHAVRLAWLENHSHRSDRYDEDKASAWRSFYNTSPRDCASYILKAFRFLTEFVKDF; the protein is encoded by the coding sequence ATGAAAACATCTACCAAATTGCTATCTCGCCTGGACTATTACTACCAGCAAATCAAAACGATCATCCTGACTCGGCAGAATCCGATTACTGGTTTACTACCTGCGAGTACAGCGATTACAGCCCACGGCGATTATACTGATGCCTGGGTGCGAGACAACGTTTACAGCATTTTGGCAGTTTGGGGTTTAGGGCTTGCATACCGCAAGATTGACGACGACAAAGGACGCACCTATGAACTAGAACACAGTGTCATTAAACTGATGCGCGGGTTGTTGTTTGCAATGATGCGACAGGCTCATAAAGTAGAGACATTTAAACATACTCAGTCCCTACTAGATGGACTGCACGCCAAATATAATACCGCGACTGGTGACATTGTTGTTGGTGATGATGAATGGGGACATTTGCAACTTGATGCCACATCTATATTTTTGCTGATGTTGGGGCAAATGACGGCAGCCGGATTGCAAATAATTTATAGCATTGATGAAGTGAATTTCGTCCAAAATTTAGTTTACTACATTGGACGAGCTTACCGCACACCAGATTACGGCATTTGGGAACGTGGTAATAAAATAAATCGTGGTAGTGCTGAGTTAAATGCCAGTTCTGTAGGCATGGCAAAAGCTGCTTTAGAAGCTATCAACGGACTGGATTTGTTTGGTGTGCGTGGTAGTCAAGCATCAGTAATTCATGTGCTACCAGATGAAATTGCCCGCGCCCGGATTACTTTAGAATCTTTGCTACCGAGGGAATCTGGTTCTAAAGAAATTGATGCAGCGCTGTTAAGTATTATTAGTTATCCTGCTTTTGCAGTGGAAGATTTGGAGTTACGCGATCGCACTTTAAACGATATTATCAATAAACTCGCAGGTAAATACGGCTGCAAACGCTTTCTGCGTGATGGACACCAAACCGTTTTAGAAGATAGTAAGCGCTTACACTACGAACCGTGGGAACTCAAGCAATTTGAGCATATTGAATGCGAATGGCCGTTATTTTTCACTTATTTAGTTCTAGATGGATTATTTCGCGGCGAACAAGAACAAGTTAAAAAATACCAAAATCTTTTAGAATCATTACTTATAGAACAAAATGGTTTGCGTTTATTGCCAGAACTTTATTATGTTCCAGCAGAAAACATAGAAGCAGAAAAATTAGCACCTCAAACGCAACCACGTTTGCCCAATGAAAATATTCCCTTAGTGTGGGCGCAGAGTTTATATTTTCTCGGTGAAATGTTGAGTGAAGGGTTACTTGCGGTTGGTGATATCGACCCTTTGGGAAGACATTTGTGTGTGGGTAAACAGCGCGAGGCATTGGTACAAATTGCCTTGTTAGCAGAAGATGAAGATTTACAAACGAAACTAGAAGTTCACGGAATTGAAGCGCAAACCCCCGCTCAAGTAGAACCGATTCAAGTGAGGAAAGCTGGAGAATTTTCAGCTATTTATACCCAAATCGGACGTAACAATAAACTTGGTTTAACTGGGCGGCCAGTGCGAAGGTTGCGGAGTTTGACAACATCTAGAATCTTTCGGATTAGCGGTGAAACAATTGTATTTTTGCCTTCATTTTCAGACTCTCAACAGTTTTACTTAACCCTTGATTACCATTTTCTGCTGGATCAAATTAGAAGCGAACTAGCTTACATTCAAAAATATTGGAGCGATTTAGGGCGTCCTACCTTGACTTTAATGTTGACGCACACCATGTTAAAAGCCGGTTCGGAAGCATTACTAGAACTAATGCAAGAACTGAAAGATGGTGTTTGTAACGGTGTGCGGGTAAAATTAGGGCGGCTAAATCAGTTAATGCTAACAGCCGGAATCCAAAGAATTGATTTTCTGCCAAATCCAGAATTTTCGCGATCGCCAGTAAAAAATGCTAGCCCACGTTGCTATTATCTAGCTTATCATCCTCAGAAAAACTGGCGCTTAGGACATACCCAAGAATTTCAAATGGAGTGTGAAACCAACTTGGGGTTATTACTTTCTTATTTGCGTTCATCAGAAAATATTTACGAGCAAATTGAGTTATTGCAAACTTTAACTCGCTTACAGGGAATGCAATTTGATACGGGATATGGCGGCCCAGGATATCCTGTCACTGTAGGGGATTTACTAGATGAAGTTTACACCAAAGCTGGAGATTTAGGTATTTGGGCAGTAGTGCGTCGGGCTGCGGGATTACGGCAAATGGTTGATATTAGCCTATCAGATGCAGTCACAAGTATTTTGGTGCGGGGTAAGCAAATTGCTGTGGGTAAAGCTTACAGTGAAGCGTCCTTGATTAGCGTACCCATGTCCCACGATGAAATTGCCGATAAAATTAATCATTTTTGTCGTGAGGATATCCGCGATCGCGTCCTCACTCAAGAGATTTTAATCTATGTTGGTATCTTAATTCGCTCAGAACCCGAACTATTTCAGGGATTACTAACGCTGAGAGTCGGCTATCTTATCTTATTGATCACCAGCGAACTAGCCCGGGAATTGCATGTCACTCAAGATGAAGCTTATGATCACTTAATGCAACTTTCACCCTTTGAAGTTAAAGTGCGCTTGCGTCAGGTATTAACTGGATATACTGGCATGAGTAACCTGTTACGCCAGCAAGAATCACTGCACGTCAAACAAAAAGAAAGTGATATTGCTTGGGTGGTGCTACCAGGAATTGCCGAAGGGATAGAAGTTCCGCCGGGTGGTTGGCGACGATTTCGCCAAGCCGAGGGTGCGACGGGGCGCGTACCAAAAGAATTTTTTAAGCAAGTTTGGCTATTAATGCAACATTGCAAGGGTATAGTAATTGGAGATAAATTAGAGCGCCGTAATCGTTTAGATAGTGAGATAATGCTGTCGGAAATGACAGCCGGGGAAAGAAATTTTGCTCTGTTAGTTGAGCATTTGTTGAATAAAATCGAAGCTACAGAATACCGACAAGTTAATATTGAAGCATTAATAGAATTAGCAGCGATCGCTGCCAATAATCCTAAGCTGCAAATTGAAGAATATATCGTGTTGGATGTGTTAATTGGCCATGCAGTGCGATTGGCGTGGCTGGAAAACCATAGTCATCGTAGTGATCGGTATGATGAGGATAAAGCGAGTGCGTGGCGATCGTTTTACAATACTTCTCCTAGAGATTGCGCTAGTTATATTTTGAAGGCATTTAGGTTTTTGACGGAATTTGTGAAGGATTTTTAA
- the mgtE gene encoding magnesium transporter has protein sequence MLTQDIRDLLTDTTDLNQLKWDLNRLQPVDVGDYITQLPEQQRAIAFRLLNKAQAIDVFEYLPTEVQEELINSLHDVQVVQLVEAMSPDERAELFDELPAGVIKRLLQELSPEQRQATATILGYPEGTAGRVMTTEYVRLRQGLTVGEALSKIRRQDEDKESIYYAYVTDDNRTLVRVVSLRQLLFTFPDVFIKDIASDRVIKVRTETPQEEVARIMQRYDLIAIPVVDREDRLVGIVTIDDVMDILQEEATEDIQKLAGVSGDEAALSSPLLTIRNRLPWLLGIMAMYIGAASAIAPFQSVIAAVPVLAVIMPIFSNTGGTVGIQSLTVTIRGLGVGEVTPKDTLKILRKEILAGLGTALALATTMILLSLIWARPQERWVALIAGMVMATNTIVAVTLGTLLPMALTRLKLDPALVCGPLVTTMLDTIGFLTFLSLISLALNVFHLPT, from the coding sequence ATGCTCACACAAGATATTCGTGATTTGCTGACTGATACTACCGATTTAAACCAGTTGAAATGGGATTTAAATCGCTTGCAACCTGTGGATGTGGGAGACTACATTACACAATTGCCTGAACAACAACGGGCGATCGCATTTCGTTTACTGAATAAAGCTCAGGCAATTGATGTATTTGAATATCTGCCCACAGAAGTGCAAGAAGAACTAATTAATTCTCTGCATGATGTCCAGGTAGTGCAACTTGTAGAAGCGATGAGTCCCGATGAACGGGCAGAATTGTTTGATGAACTACCTGCTGGGGTAATCAAACGGCTATTACAAGAACTGAGTCCAGAACAAAGGCAAGCAACAGCAACGATTCTCGGCTATCCAGAAGGTACTGCTGGGCGGGTAATGACAACTGAATATGTCCGATTACGCCAGGGATTGACTGTAGGTGAAGCCCTAAGCAAAATCCGCCGTCAGGACGAAGACAAAGAGTCGATTTACTACGCCTACGTCACAGATGACAATCGGACGCTGGTGAGAGTGGTTTCACTGCGCCAATTGCTGTTTACTTTTCCTGATGTTTTCATCAAAGATATTGCTAGCGATCGCGTCATTAAAGTTAGAACTGAAACTCCCCAAGAAGAAGTGGCGCGAATCATGCAGCGCTATGACTTAATCGCTATCCCCGTAGTTGACCGAGAAGACCGATTGGTGGGCATCGTCACCATTGATGATGTCATGGATATTTTGCAAGAGGAAGCCACAGAAGATATCCAAAAACTGGCGGGTGTCAGTGGTGATGAAGCAGCTTTATCCTCTCCCTTACTCACCATCCGTAACCGCTTACCTTGGCTATTGGGCATCATGGCAATGTATATTGGTGCAGCTAGTGCGATCGCGCCTTTTCAATCTGTAATTGCCGCAGTGCCAGTTCTAGCAGTCATCATGCCGATTTTTTCTAACACTGGTGGTACTGTTGGGATTCAATCATTAACGGTGACAATTCGCGGCTTGGGAGTAGGAGAGGTAACACCCAAAGATACCTTGAAAATTCTCCGCAAGGAAATTCTAGCTGGTTTAGGTACAGCCCTAGCTTTAGCCACAACGATGATCCTGCTTTCCTTAATTTGGGCGCGACCCCAAGAACGATGGGTGGCTTTAATTGCCGGAATGGTAATGGCAACTAATACAATTGTGGCTGTTACACTCGGCACTTTACTGCCGATGGCTTTGACACGGCTGAAGCTCGACCCTGCTTTAGTTTGTGGCCCGTTAGTGACTACAATGCTAGATACAATTGGGTTTTTAACGTTCCTCAGCTTAATTTCTCTAGCTTTAAACGTTTTCCATTTACCAACTTGA